A single window of Mycolicibacterium madagascariense DNA harbors:
- a CDS encoding sensor histidine kinase translates to MSVVAALLTVAVVAVLALAAGVGAGLALAPRIAARRERRAVDQAGITVSQMLQNIVSLSPVGTVVVDTYRDVVYMNDQARELGLVRDRLLDDRAWAAAQRTLATGADADFELAPVRRQNPGRSGLSVRGHVRLLSQDDRRFAVVYVDDQSEHARMEATRRDFVANVSHELKTPVGAMGLLAEALQASTDDPATVSRFAEMMITESERLANMVGELIELSRLQGAEPLPDLESVDVDSVVGEALSRYKVAADNADIEITTDAPTGYHVLGDQPLLVTAIANLVSNAIAYSPKGSPVSISRRRRGDDIEIAVTDRGIGIARDDQERVFERFFRVDTARSRATGGTGLGLAIVKHVAANHNGSIRLWSQPGTGSTFTLSIPAHHEPDDESDEREDPSLP, encoded by the coding sequence GTGAGTGTGGTAGCGGCGCTGCTGACGGTGGCAGTAGTCGCCGTTCTCGCGCTCGCCGCGGGGGTGGGCGCCGGGCTGGCGCTGGCGCCGCGGATCGCCGCACGCCGGGAGCGGCGGGCCGTCGACCAGGCGGGCATCACCGTCTCGCAGATGCTGCAGAACATCGTGTCGCTCTCACCGGTGGGGACCGTGGTCGTCGACACCTACCGTGACGTGGTCTACATGAACGACCAGGCACGCGAGCTGGGCCTGGTCCGGGACCGGTTGCTCGACGACCGGGCGTGGGCGGCCGCGCAGCGCACCCTGGCCACCGGCGCCGACGCCGACTTCGAGCTCGCCCCCGTGCGGCGCCAAAACCCCGGGCGCTCAGGGCTTTCCGTCAGAGGCCACGTGCGGCTGCTGAGTCAGGACGACCGCCGGTTCGCGGTGGTGTACGTCGACGACCAGTCCGAGCACGCCAGGATGGAGGCCACCCGCAGGGACTTCGTCGCCAACGTCAGCCACGAACTCAAGACGCCGGTCGGCGCGATGGGGCTGCTGGCGGAGGCGCTGCAGGCCTCGACCGACGATCCCGCGACCGTGAGCCGCTTCGCCGAGATGATGATCACGGAGTCCGAACGGTTGGCGAACATGGTCGGCGAGCTCATCGAGCTGTCCCGGTTGCAGGGCGCCGAGCCGCTGCCCGATCTGGAGTCCGTCGACGTCGACTCCGTGGTCGGCGAGGCGCTGTCGCGCTACAAGGTCGCCGCGGACAACGCCGACATCGAGATCACCACCGACGCGCCCACGGGGTACCACGTGCTGGGCGACCAGCCGCTGCTGGTGACCGCGATCGCCAACCTGGTGTCCAACGCAATCGCCTACTCGCCCAAGGGATCTCCGGTGTCGATCAGCCGACGGCGCCGAGGTGACGACATCGAGATCGCGGTGACCGACCGCGGCATCGGCATCGCCCGCGACGACCAGGAGCGGGTCTTCGAGAGATTCTTCCGCGTCGACACGGCGCGGTCCCGGGCCACCGGCGGCACGGGACTCGGCTTGGCCATCGTGAAACACGTTGCGGCCAATCACAACGGATCCATCCGGCTGTGGAGTCAGCCAGGCACCGGTTCGACGTTCACCCTGTCGATCCCGGCCCATCACGAACCCGACGACGAGTCGGACGAACGAGAGGACCCATCGTTACCGTGA
- a CDS encoding ROK family protein yields the protein MSTTAIRETPTTPTALSAAHAKRALMARQHIVAPSLRVAEAAAASVFGAARLRGPIARDVIAQATGLSIATVNRQVTALLDAGVLRERADLAVSGAIGRPRVPVEVNHEPFLTLGIHIGARTTSIVATDLFGRTLDVVETPTPRGSQGTALAALAGSASRYLSRWHRRRPLWVGIASGGVVDSATGHLDHARLGWTDAPVGPVLAEALGLPVSLASHVDAMAGAELLLGARRMSATSAPLTSLYVYARETVGYALSIGGRVHSPTSGPGTIAALPVQSEILGGTGQLESTVSDEAVLTAARRLRIVPADGPSSTVTAVLRSARQGNRDAIDLLDERARVLGEAVALLRDMLNPDDLVVGGQAFTEYPQAMARVEAAYRSRSVLAPRDLRLTSFGNRVQEAGAGVVSLGGLYADPIAAMRRAVRDKTA from the coding sequence CCCTCGCTGCGGGTCGCCGAGGCGGCCGCCGCGTCGGTGTTCGGCGCCGCCCGGCTGCGCGGACCGATCGCCCGCGACGTCATCGCCCAGGCGACCGGGCTGAGCATCGCCACCGTGAACCGCCAGGTCACCGCCCTGCTCGACGCCGGTGTGCTGCGTGAGCGGGCCGACCTGGCCGTCTCCGGCGCCATCGGCCGCCCACGCGTTCCGGTCGAGGTCAACCACGAGCCGTTCCTCACCCTGGGCATCCACATCGGCGCCCGCACCACCAGCATCGTGGCGACCGACCTGTTCGGCCGGACCCTCGACGTGGTCGAGACCCCCACGCCACGCGGATCGCAGGGCACGGCGCTGGCCGCCCTCGCCGGCAGCGCCAGCCGCTACCTGAGCCGGTGGCACCGCCGCAGGCCGCTGTGGGTGGGGATCGCGTCGGGCGGCGTCGTCGACAGCGCCACCGGCCACCTCGACCATGCCCGGCTGGGCTGGACCGACGCGCCCGTCGGACCCGTGCTCGCCGAGGCCCTCGGGCTGCCGGTGTCGCTGGCGTCGCACGTCGACGCGATGGCCGGAGCGGAACTGCTGCTCGGCGCCCGCCGGATGAGTGCGACCTCGGCGCCGCTGACGAGCCTGTACGTCTACGCCCGCGAGACGGTCGGCTACGCGCTGTCCATCGGCGGCCGGGTGCACTCGCCCACCAGCGGTCCCGGCACCATCGCGGCGCTGCCCGTGCAGTCCGAGATCCTCGGCGGCACAGGGCAATTGGAGTCCACCGTGAGCGATGAGGCGGTGCTGACGGCGGCCCGCAGGCTGCGCATCGTGCCCGCCGACGGACCATCGTCGACCGTGACCGCCGTACTGCGCTCGGCGCGCCAGGGCAACCGGGACGCCATCGACCTGCTCGACGAACGAGCCCGCGTGCTCGGGGAGGCCGTTGCGTTGCTGCGCGACATGCTCAACCCCGACGACCTCGTGGTGGGCGGGCAGGCCTTCACCGAGTACCCGCAAGCGATGGCCCGGGTCGAGGCGGCCTACCGCAGCCGCTCGGTGCTCGCCCCGCGCGACCTCCGGCTGACGTCGTTCGGGAACCGCGTGCAGGAGGCGGGCGCCGGCGTCGTGTCCCTGGGCGGGCTGTACGCCGACCCCATTGCTGCCATGCGGCGCGCCGTGCGCGACAAGACCGCCTGA
- the mshA gene encoding D-inositol-3-phosphate glycosyltransferase yields MGVRVAVLSVHTSPLAQPGTGDAGGMNVYVLQTALELARRGVEVEIFTRATTSADAPVVRVAPGVLVRNVVAGPFEGLDKHDLPTQLCAFTAGVLRAEATHEPGYYDVVHSHYWLSGQVGWLARDRWAVPLVHTAHTLAAVKNASLAVGDQPEPPLRAVGEQQVVDEADRLIVNTEYEAQQLVSLHHADPQRIDVAHPGVDLEVFTPGDRAQSRRALGLRADERVVAFVGRIQPLKAPDVLLRAVAKLPDVRVVIAGGPSGSGLANPDGLVRLADELGMSDRVTFLPPQTRDQLVDVYRAADVVAVPSYAESFGLVAVEAQACGTPVVAAAVGGLPVAVRDGVSGVLVDGHDPGDWAAAIDGLFERGPDTLRTAAMAHAASFSWAHTVDALQASYGRAISDYRSRHQRAELPVRRNARRFSIRRGIRA; encoded by the coding sequence TTGGGTGTGCGCGTAGCCGTCCTGTCGGTCCATACCTCCCCCCTGGCCCAACCGGGGACCGGCGATGCGGGCGGGATGAACGTCTACGTCCTGCAGACCGCGCTCGAGCTGGCCCGCCGCGGCGTCGAGGTGGAGATCTTCACCAGGGCGACGACGTCGGCGGACGCCCCCGTCGTGCGGGTGGCCCCCGGCGTGCTGGTGCGCAACGTGGTGGCCGGACCGTTCGAGGGGCTCGACAAACACGACCTGCCCACACAGCTGTGTGCCTTCACCGCGGGCGTCCTGCGGGCCGAGGCCACCCACGAGCCGGGCTACTACGACGTCGTCCACTCCCACTACTGGCTCTCGGGCCAGGTCGGCTGGCTGGCGCGGGACCGGTGGGCCGTGCCGCTGGTGCACACCGCCCACACCCTCGCGGCGGTGAAGAACGCCTCGCTCGCGGTCGGCGACCAGCCGGAGCCGCCGCTGCGCGCGGTCGGCGAGCAGCAGGTGGTCGACGAGGCCGACCGGTTGATCGTCAACACCGAATACGAAGCGCAGCAACTGGTTTCGCTGCACCACGCCGATCCGCAGCGCATCGACGTCGCTCATCCCGGCGTCGATCTGGAGGTGTTCACCCCCGGTGACCGCGCGCAGTCGCGGCGGGCGCTCGGACTGCGCGCCGACGAGCGGGTCGTCGCGTTCGTCGGCCGCATTCAGCCGCTGAAGGCGCCCGACGTGCTGCTGCGGGCGGTCGCCAAGCTGCCCGACGTGCGCGTCGTCATCGCCGGCGGGCCGTCGGGGTCGGGGCTGGCGAATCCGGACGGGTTGGTTCGGCTGGCCGACGAGCTGGGTATGTCAGACCGCGTGACGTTCCTGCCGCCCCAGACCAGAGACCAGCTCGTCGACGTCTATCGCGCCGCCGACGTCGTGGCGGTACCGAGTTACGCCGAGTCGTTCGGGCTGGTCGCGGTGGAGGCCCAGGCCTGCGGAACGCCGGTCGTGGCGGCCGCGGTGGGTGGTCTCCCGGTGGCCGTCCGCGACGGCGTCAGTGGCGTCCTGGTCGACGGTCACGACCCCGGCGACTGGGCCGCGGCCATCGATGGGCTCTTCGAGCGCGGACCCGACACCCTGCGGACCGCCGCGATGGCGCACGCCGCGAGCTTCTCCTGGGCGCACACCGTCGACGCGCTGCAGGCCAGCTACGGCCGTGCGATCAGCGACTACCGGTCCCGGCACCAGCGGGCCGAGCTACCGGTCCGGCGCAACGCCCGCCGGTTCTCGATTCGACGGGGCATCCGGGCATGA
- a CDS encoding phosphoglyceromutase: MPTLVLLRHGESEWNALNLFTGWVDVDLTDKGRAEAVRGGELMKSQGVLPDVLYTSLLRRAITTANLALDAADRHWIPVVRDWRLNERHYGALQGLDKAETKAKYGEEQFMAWRRSYDTPPPPIEPGSQFSQDADPRYADIGGGPLTECLADVVARFVPYFTSTIAPDLQAGKTVLVAAHGNSLRALVKYLDGMSDDDVVGLNIPTGIPLVYELDDALAPTVPGGTYLDPDAAAAGAAAVAAQGAK; this comes from the coding sequence ATGCCGACTCTGGTGCTGCTCCGCCATGGCGAGAGCGAATGGAACGCGCTGAACCTGTTCACCGGCTGGGTGGACGTGGACCTCACCGACAAGGGTCGGGCCGAGGCGGTGCGCGGCGGTGAGCTGATGAAGTCGCAGGGCGTGTTGCCGGACGTGCTGTACACCTCATTGCTGCGGCGCGCCATCACCACCGCGAACCTGGCGCTCGACGCGGCCGACCGGCACTGGATCCCGGTGGTCCGGGACTGGCGGCTCAACGAGCGGCACTACGGCGCGCTGCAGGGCCTCGACAAGGCCGAGACCAAGGCCAAGTACGGCGAGGAGCAGTTCATGGCGTGGCGCCGCAGCTACGACACGCCGCCCCCGCCCATCGAGCCGGGCAGTCAGTTCAGCCAGGACGCCGACCCGCGCTACGCAGACATCGGCGGCGGACCGCTCACCGAGTGCCTCGCCGACGTCGTCGCCCGCTTCGTCCCGTACTTCACCAGCACGATCGCGCCCGATCTGCAGGCGGGCAAGACCGTGCTGGTCGCCGCGCACGGCAACTCGCTGCGCGCGCTGGTGAAGTACCTCGACGGCATGTCCGACGATGACGTCGTCGGCCTCAACATCCCGACCGGGATACCGCTGGTGTACGAGTTGGACGACGCCTTGGCCCCGACCGTCCCCGGCGGGACGTACCTCGATCCGGACGCCGCCGCGGCGGGCGCCGCCGCCGTGGCCGCGCAGGGCGCGAAGTAG
- a CDS encoding type III secretion system chaperone family protein, whose amino-acid sequence MTALEVIEATLKEASLEYAFHHGVDGAPSGIVVEVPGERRLITNTILTVGDHSLRIEAFICRKPDEDFEKVYRYLLRRNRKLFGVAYTLDNLGDIYLVGRIPLESVTSDVIDNILGQVVLAVEADFNMLLELGFHSSIQKEWEWRVKRGESLKNLRAFEHMIDDGDD is encoded by the coding sequence ATGACTGCACTCGAGGTCATCGAAGCCACGCTGAAGGAAGCCTCGCTGGAGTACGCCTTCCACCACGGCGTCGACGGTGCGCCGTCGGGCATCGTGGTCGAGGTGCCCGGCGAGCGCCGGCTCATTACGAACACGATCCTCACCGTCGGGGATCACTCCCTGCGCATCGAGGCGTTCATCTGCCGCAAGCCCGACGAGGACTTCGAGAAGGTCTACCGCTACCTGCTGCGGCGCAACCGCAAGCTGTTCGGCGTCGCCTACACCCTCGACAACCTCGGCGACATCTATCTGGTCGGTCGCATCCCGCTGGAGTCGGTGACCTCCGACGTCATCGACAACATCCTGGGCCAGGTCGTCCTCGCCGTCGAAGCCGACTTCAACATGTTGTTGGAGTTGGGCTTTCACTCGTCCATTCAGAAGGAATGGGAGTGGCGGGTGAAGCGGGGCGAGTCGCTGAAGAACCTGCGTGCCTTCGAGCACATGATCGACGACGGCGACGACTAG